One Chitinivibrionales bacterium DNA segment encodes these proteins:
- a CDS encoding sigma-70 family RNA polymerase sigma factor, with translation MDDTGSQDNDLVLRSQRGETDALRKLLISNSRLIQSVTARMTRNPQMQEDIFQEVAMRVVRGIKEFKGNCKFSTWLYRITVNVALTILVKEGGYKKTVALEDVPEHALKREQTIEDSVDRDRAFGEIRSAVLEMSPKNREVFSLFYFADASIDEIAAQTGMHSNGIKAILFKGRKTITKHLRKKGLLDLA, from the coding sequence ATGGATGATACCGGGAGCCAGGACAATGATCTCGTCCTGCGCAGCCAGCGCGGGGAAACGGATGCTTTAAGAAAGCTCCTGATTTCCAACAGCAGGCTGATACAGTCGGTTACGGCTCGCATGACCAGAAATCCTCAAATGCAGGAGGACATTTTTCAGGAAGTAGCAATGCGGGTGGTCCGGGGCATCAAGGAGTTCAAGGGAAATTGCAAATTCAGCACGTGGCTGTACCGGATCACCGTCAATGTCGCGCTCACCATCCTTGTTAAGGAAGGAGGGTATAAAAAAACGGTCGCGCTTGAGGACGTTCCGGAGCATGCGCTGAAACGCGAGCAGACCATCGAGGATTCGGTGGACCGGGACCGCGCGTTCGGGGAAATCAGGTCGGCCGTTCTGGAAATGTCGCCGAAGAACCGGGAGGTTTTTTCCCTCTTTTACTTCGCGGATGCCAGCATCGATGAGATCGCGGCCCAAACCGGAATGCATTCGAACGGGATAAAGGCGATCCTGTTCAAGGGCAGAAAGACGATCACGAAACACCTCAGAAAAAAAGGACTTCTGGATTTAGCATGA
- a CDS encoding aromatic amino acid ammonia-lyase, giving the protein MDKRPAVVLTGGNLTVEDIVAIGIGDKRVAIDKDALARCKESRTFLTQEVEAKRIIYGVNTSFGPMCNKIISDGDIETLQVNLIKSHAAGLGDPIKPYIALAVLAVRLNTLVKGYSGVRTELVELMAAMVNAGIAPFIPECGSVGASGDLVHLAHVALAVIGEGKVFYKKEYCDAAGAFGRAGLKPLRLSYKEGIAIMNGTSAMTAVAAFALFGAKKLLRLACVNAALAIEIFGGIDDAFDEDLHEVKPHPGQKAIAQIIRRLYAGSKNITLRKDMHDIIRKQQTGDKVYETSINVQDVYSIRCTPQILAPVSEALDAAAKTIEIEANSSNDNPIIIPRKKKIIHGGNFHGQSVGFAMDTLCMAVAELCTLSERRLNKLLDKSLNEGLPEHLIVGTVGLTMGFMGAQYLATSTTAENRQLANPVSTLSISCNASNQDVVSMGTVAARKAFKAVSNAKHVLTLETLAQLQALSLRNAKTMGKGTTNVYKELKKHFTVYDNKRVFHEDLVKFRKILFSSQLFDDLERYYK; this is encoded by the coding sequence ATGGACAAGCGCCCCGCAGTCGTGCTCACCGGCGGCAACCTCACGGTCGAAGACATCGTTGCCATCGGCATCGGTGACAAGCGCGTTGCGATCGACAAGGACGCCCTTGCACGTTGCAAGGAGTCCCGGACGTTCTTGACCCAAGAGGTCGAGGCAAAGCGGATCATCTACGGCGTGAACACCTCGTTTGGTCCCATGTGCAATAAGATCATCAGCGACGGCGACATCGAAACCCTTCAGGTGAACCTGATCAAAAGCCATGCGGCGGGCCTCGGCGATCCCATCAAGCCCTACATCGCGCTCGCCGTGCTTGCGGTGCGGCTCAACACGCTTGTCAAAGGGTATTCCGGCGTGCGCACCGAGCTGGTCGAGCTCATGGCCGCGATGGTGAACGCCGGTATCGCTCCGTTCATCCCCGAATGCGGCAGTGTGGGAGCGTCGGGCGACCTGGTGCACCTGGCGCACGTGGCGCTCGCCGTCATCGGCGAGGGCAAGGTGTTTTACAAGAAGGAATACTGCGACGCGGCCGGCGCGTTCGGGCGGGCCGGGCTTAAGCCCCTGCGGCTGAGCTACAAGGAGGGCATCGCGATCATGAACGGCACGAGCGCCATGACCGCCGTCGCCGCGTTCGCGCTGTTCGGCGCCAAGAAGCTGCTGCGTCTCGCGTGTGTCAACGCGGCGCTGGCCATTGAGATCTTCGGCGGCATCGACGACGCGTTCGACGAGGACCTCCACGAGGTGAAGCCGCATCCGGGACAGAAGGCCATCGCCCAGATCATCCGCAGGCTGTACGCGGGTTCGAAGAACATCACGCTGCGCAAAGACATGCACGACATCATCCGGAAGCAGCAGACCGGCGACAAGGTGTACGAGACCAGCATCAACGTGCAAGACGTTTATTCCATCCGCTGCACCCCGCAGATCCTGGCGCCCGTGAGCGAGGCGCTCGACGCAGCGGCAAAAACAATCGAGATCGAAGCGAACTCGTCAAACGATAATCCCATCATCATCCCGAGAAAGAAAAAAATCATCCACGGCGGCAATTTCCACGGACAGAGCGTCGGGTTTGCCATGGACACGCTGTGCATGGCCGTGGCCGAGCTGTGCACGCTGTCGGAGCGGCGGCTCAACAAGCTGCTTGACAAAAGCCTCAACGAGGGCCTGCCCGAGCACCTGATCGTGGGCACCGTGGGCCTTACCATGGGGTTCATGGGCGCGCAGTATCTCGCCACGTCCACCACGGCAGAGAACCGCCAGCTCGCCAACCCGGTGAGCACGCTCTCGATCTCGTGCAATGCCTCGAACCAGGACGTGGTGAGCATGGGCACCGTCGCCGCGCGCAAGGCGTTCAAGGCCGTGAGCAACGCCAAGCACGTGCTCACGCTCGAGACGCTCGCGCAACTGCAGGCGCTGTCGCTGAGAAATGCAAAGACCATGGGCAAAGGAACGACGAATGTTTACAAAGAATTAAAAAAGCATTTTACCGTGTATGACAACAAACGGGTATTTCATGAGGATTTGGTAAAGTTCAGGAAGATTTTGTTCTCGAGTCAGTTGTTTGATGATCTGGAGAGGTATTATAAGTAA
- a CDS encoding tetratricopeptide repeat protein, translating into MTAENRTLYHGPSCEDDEESEEGRVLSDAEWAQALNKRGDIFLIDKQRRLRNALAATLAAGVVCGVVLSTMQPVKSVPDIRRTIPEARMAKLLRGGVSQPSGEEKTGPIRRQENVPKRTEAVRLVKHAPARITLNADIRRTAAGQKPAAAVSEEDSIILRRGNGLKLTDHAGAIAEFRKVLGHDPHNAGALAGVADVFLYAGLLDSAAVMYEAAVAANPRSAPARNGLGTTRYYISTMAANPNYAARMNISDPKRYRQAQYDSAIADYTKAISLDSSYVQALTNRGVLREARRDFSAALEDYTLAIKIKPAYADAYAKRAATYKSLGRYKEAIADYTASIKCDSNTYEFNPMLHVVNAYFGRGNVYYQQGELDKAIADYDSALALDPNHSLTLINKGRALGDAKQYDSAIVCFTKAIGLLSPLEYDGVQEHAYFGRGLMYSLTGRNEMALKDFNDAIRMKPDDRFAYLHRGNIYKSHGSYDSAVADYKKSLESRQLAAKSCWRIAECFSLEKNRDDALVWLRKSIENGFTDVDAWKHDRDLSFLWNDKEFSALSKRQ; encoded by the coding sequence ATGACTGCGGAAAACAGGACTCTCTATCACGGACCATCATGCGAGGATGACGAGGAGAGTGAGGAAGGCCGGGTCCTGAGCGATGCCGAATGGGCGCAGGCGCTCAACAAGCGCGGCGATATTTTCCTCATTGACAAGCAGCGGCGTCTGCGCAATGCTCTTGCAGCGACCCTGGCTGCCGGGGTTGTCTGCGGCGTGGTATTAAGCACCATGCAACCGGTGAAGAGCGTGCCCGATATCCGCCGCACCATTCCGGAAGCAAGGATGGCGAAATTGCTTCGTGGCGGCGTGTCTCAGCCGTCCGGTGAAGAGAAGACCGGACCGATCCGCAGGCAGGAAAACGTGCCGAAAAGGACGGAGGCTGTCCGTCTTGTCAAGCATGCCCCGGCGCGGATCACCCTGAATGCGGACATCCGCAGGACCGCGGCCGGTCAAAAACCGGCGGCCGCCGTTTCCGAGGAAGACAGCATCATCCTGCGCCGCGGCAATGGTCTCAAGCTCACCGATCATGCCGGCGCCATTGCCGAATTCAGGAAGGTGCTCGGCCATGATCCGCACAATGCAGGCGCGCTCGCGGGCGTTGCCGACGTTTTTCTGTACGCCGGCCTGCTGGACTCCGCCGCTGTGATGTACGAAGCCGCCGTGGCCGCGAACCCGCGAAGCGCTCCGGCGCGCAACGGACTTGGAACGACGCGGTACTATATTTCGACCATGGCCGCGAACCCCAATTATGCGGCACGCATGAACATTTCCGATCCCAAACGGTACAGGCAAGCGCAGTACGACAGCGCAATAGCCGATTACACGAAAGCGATATCGCTCGACAGTTCCTACGTTCAGGCGCTCACCAACAGGGGCGTTCTCCGGGAAGCCCGGAGGGATTTCAGCGCGGCGCTCGAGGATTACACCCTTGCCATCAAAATCAAACCTGCCTATGCCGATGCCTATGCCAAGAGGGCCGCGACGTATAAATCCCTGGGCAGATATAAAGAAGCTATTGCGGATTACACGGCGTCAATAAAATGCGACAGCAATACCTATGAATTCAACCCGATGCTCCATGTCGTGAACGCGTATTTCGGCCGCGGGAACGTGTACTACCAGCAGGGAGAACTCGACAAGGCCATCGCGGACTACGACAGCGCGCTCGCTCTCGACCCGAATCATAGCCTTACCCTCATCAACAAGGGCCGCGCGCTGGGGGACGCAAAGCAATACGACAGCGCCATCGTGTGCTTTACAAAAGCGATAGGTCTGCTTTCGCCGCTGGAATATGACGGCGTGCAGGAACACGCCTATTTCGGCAGGGGATTGATGTACAGCCTCACCGGCCGCAACGAGATGGCGCTTAAGGATTTCAACGATGCGATCAGGATGAAACCGGACGACCGGTTCGCCTACCTGCACCGCGGAAATATTTATAAATCGCATGGCAGCTATGATTCGGCGGTCGCGGATTACAAAAAATCGCTGGAGTCCCGCCAGCTGGCGGCAAAGTCATGCTGGCGGATCGCCGAGTGCTTTTCGCTTGAGAAAAACAGGGACGATGCACTGGTGTGGCTGAGGAAATCCATTGAAAACGGGTTTACGGACGTCGATGCATGGAAACATGACAGGGACCTGTCCTTTTTATGGAACGATAAAGAATTTTCCGCACTTTCAAAACGGCAGTAA
- a CDS encoding HypC/HybG/HupF family hydrogenase formation chaperone produces MCLAVPAQVTAVSGSIATVSVLGNTTSADISLLEGVRAGDYVLVHAGFAIQKYDEEEAKITLELLKELAKTAEQ; encoded by the coding sequence ATGTGTCTTGCCGTCCCGGCTCAGGTAACAGCAGTAAGCGGTTCCATCGCTACGGTGTCGGTGCTGGGCAACACCACCTCGGCGGACATCTCGCTCCTCGAAGGCGTGCGCGCCGGCGATTACGTTCTTGTCCATGCAGGCTTTGCCATCCAGAAATACGACGAGGAGGAGGCAAAGATAACGCTCGAACTTCTCAAGGAACTCGCGAAAACGGCGGAACAATGA
- the hypD gene encoding hydrogenase formation protein HypD — protein sequence MSLVEFSDPSTARLLLAKIAATAASLGQVRIMEVCGTHTMEIGRLGLRSLLPKNVELISGPGCPVCVTPGSYIDAAADLALKKNARLATFGDMVRVPGDRTSLDEARAKGAVVDVVTSPLNALEIASQNKKDQVVFLAVGFETTAPATARAIEIAKQEKLKNISFFASHKIVPPALSALISDKENALSGFLLPGHVSAIIGEKPYQPLASAGLPAVITGFEPLDILSGIMMVCDMIANKKAAVLNAYQRIVHKQGNPKAVAAVNKVFDVADTAWRGLGMLPQSGLAIKKDYQDFDAAARFSVPADATAAMPKACSCGDVIRGRMRPDQCPLFTVSCTPENPVGPCMVSSEGSCAAYFKYGA from the coding sequence ATGAGCCTCGTTGAATTTTCCGACCCGTCAACCGCGCGGCTGCTTCTCGCCAAGATAGCCGCGACCGCGGCCTCGCTGGGGCAGGTGCGCATCATGGAGGTGTGCGGCACGCACACCATGGAAATCGGCAGGCTCGGCCTGCGCTCCCTGCTGCCGAAAAACGTGGAGCTCATTTCCGGGCCCGGCTGCCCGGTGTGCGTGACGCCCGGCTCCTACATCGACGCCGCGGCCGACCTTGCCCTTAAGAAAAACGCCCGGCTCGCGACCTTCGGCGACATGGTGCGTGTGCCCGGCGACCGCACCTCCCTCGACGAGGCAAGAGCAAAAGGCGCCGTTGTCGATGTGGTCACCTCGCCCCTCAACGCGCTCGAGATCGCGTCGCAGAACAAAAAAGACCAGGTCGTGTTTCTGGCCGTGGGGTTCGAGACCACCGCGCCCGCCACCGCCCGCGCCATAGAAATTGCTAAACAGGAAAAACTCAAAAATATCTCCTTCTTTGCGTCGCATAAAATCGTTCCGCCGGCGCTTTCCGCGCTGATCAGCGACAAGGAAAACGCGCTTTCAGGATTTCTGCTGCCCGGCCACGTGAGCGCCATCATCGGCGAAAAGCCGTATCAGCCCCTTGCAAGCGCCGGGCTGCCCGCGGTCATCACCGGGTTCGAGCCGCTTGACATTTTGAGCGGAATCATGATGGTCTGCGACATGATTGCCAACAAAAAAGCCGCGGTGCTGAACGCCTACCAGCGCATTGTGCACAAGCAGGGCAACCCAAAGGCCGTCGCGGCCGTCAACAAAGTGTTCGATGTCGCAGACACGGCCTGGCGCGGACTGGGCATGCTGCCCCAGAGCGGGCTTGCAATAAAAAAAGACTATCAGGATTTCGACGCGGCCGCCAGGTTTTCGGTTCCGGCGGACGCAACGGCGGCAATGCCGAAGGCCTGCTCCTGCGGCGATGTGATACGGGGACGCATGAGGCCGGACCAATGCCCGCTTTTCACCGTGTCGTGCACGCCGGAGAACCCGGTGGGCCCTTGCATGGTGTCAAGCGAAGGATCCTGCGCGGCGTATTTCAAATACGGAGCATAG
- the metK gene encoding methionine adenosyltransferase has product MRYLFTSESVSQGHPDKVADQISDAVLDAMFEQDPYSRVACETLVTTGLVVIAGEITSKAVVDIPGIARKTIAEIGYNDPTLGFDAKSCGIMVTLDKQSPDISQGVTAGKGLHKEQGAGDQGMMFGYACDETKTYMPLAIHLAHRLMEYLTAAREKKLIKYLRPDSKSQVTVEYENDKPLRVHTVVLSTQHAPEAPYSKIKKDMIEKIIKKVIPAKLLDKNTIYHINPTGRFVIGGPHGDSGVTGRKIIVDTYGGYGGHGGGAFSGKDPTKVDRSAAYAARWIAKNLVAAKLAKKVRIQVSYAIGVAKPISIFVDTYGTGIMSDDRISKIVEKVFDLRPAAIIEKLKLRRPIYRETARNGHFGRELPNFTWEKLDMVDKIRKAAGLK; this is encoded by the coding sequence ATGAGGTATCTATTTACTTCCGAAAGCGTGTCGCAGGGGCATCCGGACAAGGTCGCAGACCAGATTTCCGACGCGGTGCTCGACGCGATGTTCGAGCAGGACCCCTATTCCCGCGTCGCCTGCGAAACGCTGGTGACCACAGGGCTCGTGGTGATCGCCGGGGAGATCACCAGCAAGGCGGTCGTTGACATTCCGGGGATCGCGCGTAAGACCATCGCCGAGATCGGCTACAACGACCCCACGCTCGGGTTCGACGCCAAGAGTTGCGGCATCATGGTGACGCTCGACAAGCAGTCGCCCGACATTTCGCAGGGCGTCACGGCCGGCAAGGGCCTGCACAAGGAACAGGGCGCGGGCGACCAGGGCATGATGTTCGGCTATGCGTGCGACGAGACAAAGACCTACATGCCGCTCGCCATCCACCTTGCGCACCGGCTCATGGAATACCTCACCGCGGCACGTGAAAAGAAGCTCATCAAGTACCTGCGGCCCGACAGCAAGTCGCAGGTGACTGTGGAATACGAGAACGACAAGCCCTTGCGCGTCCACACCGTGGTGCTCTCGACCCAGCACGCGCCCGAGGCGCCGTATTCGAAGATCAAAAAGGACATGATCGAGAAGATCATCAAGAAGGTTATCCCCGCAAAATTGCTTGACAAGAACACCATTTACCACATCAATCCCACCGGCCGGTTCGTGATCGGCGGGCCGCACGGCGACAGCGGCGTGACAGGCCGCAAAATCATCGTGGACACCTACGGCGGCTACGGCGGCCATGGCGGCGGCGCGTTTTCGGGCAAGGACCCCACCAAGGTCGACCGGAGCGCGGCGTACGCCGCGCGCTGGATCGCCAAGAACCTCGTTGCGGCAAAGCTCGCGAAAAAGGTGAGAATACAGGTATCGTATGCCATCGGCGTCGCAAAACCGATTTCGATTTTCGTGGACACCTACGGCACCGGCATCATGTCCGACGACCGGATAAGCAAGATCGTGGAAAAAGTGTTCGACCTGCGTCCCGCGGCCATCATCGAGAAACTCAAACTGCGGCGGCCCATCTACCGCGAGACAGCGCGCAACGGCCATTTCGGCCGCGAGCTGCCCAACTTCACCTGGGAAAAACTCGACATGGTTGACAAGATCAGGAAGGCCGCCGGGCTAAAGTAA
- the hypE gene encoding hydrogenase expression/formation protein HypE yields MSVTTIRMSHGSGRGNKELLESVVLPALVPGGTGVLEDAFIFDIPGRRFAFTTDSFVVTPLEFPGGDIGKLAACGTINDLAMMGAQPAMITVSLVLEEGLDAALLAKMLRSLSAVCASNGMRIAGGDTKVVEKGKADGMYITTSGIGIVKVGVSLSAANAKPGDAVIVSGAIGLHGITVLSQRKNLHFASTAVSDCAPLWALANLLLSSVPVRTLRDATRGGLAAILCEIADASKASIVIHEDAVPVPEVVRGACAFLGMDPLHIANEGRFAAIVPAEAKDKALAAMHSHPDGKEARVIGYVAERGKFPVLMKTVIGATRPVEMPQGELLPRIC; encoded by the coding sequence ATGAGCGTCACGACCATCCGCATGTCGCACGGCAGCGGCCGGGGAAACAAGGAGCTCCTTGAATCCGTTGTGTTGCCCGCGCTCGTGCCGGGCGGCACCGGCGTGCTGGAAGACGCCTTCATCTTTGACATCCCCGGCCGCCGCTTCGCGTTCACCACGGACTCGTTCGTGGTGACGCCGCTCGAATTTCCCGGCGGCGACATCGGAAAGCTCGCCGCATGCGGCACCATCAATGACCTCGCCATGATGGGTGCGCAGCCTGCCATGATAACCGTTTCCCTGGTGCTCGAGGAAGGCCTCGACGCCGCGCTCCTTGCGAAAATGCTGCGCTCGCTTTCGGCCGTGTGCGCGTCAAACGGCATGCGCATCGCCGGCGGCGACACCAAGGTGGTCGAAAAGGGAAAGGCCGACGGCATGTACATCACCACGTCGGGCATCGGTATTGTCAAGGTGGGCGTGTCGCTGTCGGCCGCGAACGCAAAACCCGGCGACGCGGTGATCGTGAGCGGCGCTATCGGCCTGCACGGCATCACGGTATTGTCGCAGCGGAAAAACCTGCATTTCGCGTCAACGGCCGTTTCCGACTGCGCTCCATTGTGGGCACTTGCCAACCTGTTGTTAAGCTCGGTGCCGGTCCGCACGCTGCGCGACGCCACGCGCGGCGGGCTCGCCGCCATATTGTGCGAAATCGCGGACGCATCAAAGGCAAGCATCGTGATCCACGAAGACGCCGTGCCCGTGCCCGAGGTCGTGCGCGGCGCCTGCGCGTTTCTCGGCATGGACCCTTTACATATCGCAAACGAGGGCAGGTTCGCCGCCATTGTTCCCGCCGAGGCAAAAGACAAGGCGCTTGCGGCCATGCACAGCCACCCCGACGGCAAGGAGGCGCGCGTCATCGGCTACGTGGCGGAGCGGGGCAAGTTCCCGGTACTCATGAAAACCGTCATCGGCGCCACGAGGCCGGTTGAGATGCCGCAGGGAGAGTTGCTGCCGAGGATTTGCTGA
- a CDS encoding FecR domain-containing protein yields MRCPISERHIYLLCDGLLQGKEKSDVQAHIQACGRCKKIHDEALRSLALIKRPAPEQFLLDRAATESVIDRAFANANRRPRIISLTTRRKTFAWLAAAAVLLLVLGSGIYLLRNVQKSGVEVSSAVRNVGAEIPLLTSAKDTLVMFNRMCAIHAGLNTRVSIDRRGPRVVYFNLDQGDVQIAAHKGLYDTIAVRCAPVTVFTTGTHFSVEKTGAEVLVSVVEGGVKLSNSQTNGWMLLSCGDRCIIHCETGAWERTAIPEVEQKQLTEQFESIASSDIALVPAPATGARQQRGDRLQKPALQKQGYDAIRGLIYRRDYDKAIIAIMQYLASASTDRDVAYCDLALCYSRTGRWESALDAYDKASAATEDSLVKEAVLHRSNSILFSKLVRYGQAEQGIKTYLARYPNGAWREREYGMLVKVQIAQQRREDAQRTAQRYMFEFPGSCSADKMLMEIAKIPADQSANRRLVPAR; encoded by the coding sequence ATGAGATGTCCAATCAGCGAGCGTCACATTTACCTGCTGTGCGACGGCCTTCTCCAGGGGAAGGAAAAGTCGGACGTTCAGGCGCATATCCAGGCATGCGGCCGCTGTAAAAAAATCCATGATGAGGCGCTGCGGTCGCTCGCCCTGATCAAGCGGCCGGCTCCGGAACAGTTCCTTCTCGACCGGGCGGCAACGGAATCCGTCATTGATCGCGCCTTTGCAAATGCAAACCGCCGGCCCCGGATCATTTCCCTGACGACACGGAGAAAAACATTTGCCTGGCTTGCCGCGGCGGCCGTTCTTTTGCTTGTTCTGGGTTCAGGCATTTATTTATTGCGGAACGTTCAAAAAAGCGGAGTTGAGGTTTCTTCCGCCGTCCGCAACGTGGGCGCCGAAATTCCACTGCTGACGTCGGCAAAAGACACGTTGGTCATGTTCAACAGGATGTGCGCCATTCATGCCGGCCTCAACACGCGCGTCTCGATAGACCGCCGCGGGCCGCGGGTCGTGTATTTCAACCTGGACCAGGGCGATGTGCAGATCGCGGCGCACAAAGGGCTTTACGATACGATTGCGGTCAGGTGCGCGCCCGTCACGGTGTTTACCACCGGAACGCATTTTTCCGTTGAAAAGACAGGCGCCGAGGTGCTCGTTTCCGTTGTCGAGGGCGGCGTAAAACTCAGCAACAGCCAGACCAACGGCTGGATGTTGCTGTCATGCGGAGACAGGTGCATCATTCACTGTGAAACCGGCGCCTGGGAAAGAACAGCTATTCCCGAGGTTGAACAGAAACAATTGACCGAACAATTCGAATCCATTGCCTCATCCGACATCGCACTGGTCCCGGCACCCGCAACGGGTGCGCGCCAGCAGCGCGGCGACCGTCTTCAAAAGCCCGCCCTGCAGAAACAGGGATACGACGCGATCCGCGGCCTTATTTATCGCCGCGATTACGATAAAGCAATCATTGCCATTATGCAATACCTTGCATCGGCTTCAACGGACCGCGACGTCGCCTATTGCGACCTCGCGCTCTGCTACAGCCGCACCGGCCGCTGGGAAAGCGCCCTCGATGCCTATGACAAGGCATCGGCGGCAACAGAGGACAGCCTTGTCAAGGAAGCCGTGCTGCACCGGTCCAACAGCATACTTTTTTCCAAGCTCGTCCGTTACGGTCAGGCTGAACAGGGAATAAAAACCTATCTCGCGCGGTACCCGAACGGCGCCTGGCGGGAAAGGGAATACGGCATGCTCGTCAAGGTTCAAATCGCTCAACAGCGCCGAGAGGACGCGCAGCGGACCGCACAACGGTACATGTTCGAGTTCCCCGGTTCGTGCAGCGCCGATAAAATGCTGATGGAGATCGCAAAGATTCCCGCCGACCAGAGCGCAAATCGTCGCCTGGTCCCCGCGCGGTGA